One window from the genome of Candidatus Eremiobacteraceae bacterium encodes:
- a CDS encoding TPM domain-containing protein: MTSAVRRLLLLFVCAAALCASANPAGAKFAAPPAPTRWVTDDAGFISSSMRATLDAELQAYEQRTGHQVIVYIGSTTGDVPLEDYTVNAFAAWKVGRKNLSDGLVLFIFAKDHAVRIEVGYGLEPVVTDAASAEIIRNVIIPSIRAGDNDAAVQNGVAKLLETIDGSPAPEAGGANAGNSGGENPQENELPSIGSLIIIGIALLGFIILFIRSPGFALWLLFSLFSGGRGGGSSSGGFSGGGGGGFSGGGGMSGGGGASGSW, from the coding sequence GTGACGTCCGCCGTCCGCCGCCTCCTCCTGCTTTTCGTATGCGCCGCGGCGTTGTGCGCCTCGGCGAATCCCGCCGGCGCTAAGTTCGCGGCGCCGCCGGCGCCGACGCGTTGGGTCACCGATGACGCGGGTTTCATCAGTTCGTCCATGCGCGCGACGCTCGACGCGGAGCTGCAGGCATATGAGCAGCGCACCGGCCATCAGGTCATCGTCTATATAGGCTCGACGACCGGGGACGTACCGCTCGAAGATTACACGGTGAACGCGTTCGCCGCTTGGAAGGTCGGGCGCAAGAATCTCAGCGACGGCCTCGTGCTGTTCATCTTCGCAAAAGACCACGCGGTACGGATCGAAGTCGGCTACGGCCTGGAGCCGGTCGTGACCGACGCAGCCTCGGCCGAGATCATCCGCAACGTCATCATACCGTCGATACGGGCCGGCGATAACGATGCCGCGGTCCAAAATGGCGTCGCCAAACTCCTCGAAACGATCGACGGCAGCCCGGCGCCCGAAGCGGGTGGCGCCAACGCGGGAAATTCCGGCGGCGAAAATCCCCAGGAAAACGAGTTGCCGTCGATTGGTTCGCTCATCATCATCGGCATCGCGCTGCTCGGCTTCATCATTCTCTTCATTCGCAGTCCGGGATTCGCGCTGTGGCTGCTGTTCAGTCTGTTCAGCGGCGGGCGAGGCGGGGGATCTTCCAGCGGCGGATTTTCCGGCGGTGGGGGCGGCGGCTTTTCGGGAGGCGGCGGCATGTCGGGCGGCGGAGGGGCGTCGGGTTCATGGTGA
- a CDS encoding LemA family protein: MANKSLLGCGALVVIIALFVGIGAVSTYNNLVTLDQATQAQWAQVESVYQRRADLIPNLVATVKGVANFEKSTYVAVAEARSKVGQVTAGGTQAIPNDPKAFAQFQQAQDGLTSALSRLLVTVERYPDLKANQNFLDLQSQLEGTENRIAVERMRFNEAAQAFNTTRQSFPTVIFANFFGSRFAEKVYFTSQPGAENAPKVTF; the protein is encoded by the coding sequence GTGGCCAATAAATCGTTGCTCGGATGCGGCGCGCTCGTCGTCATCATTGCGCTATTCGTCGGCATCGGCGCAGTAAGCACGTATAACAACTTGGTGACACTCGATCAGGCCACGCAGGCGCAGTGGGCCCAGGTCGAGAGCGTCTACCAGCGCCGGGCGGATCTCATTCCGAATCTCGTCGCCACCGTGAAAGGTGTGGCAAACTTCGAAAAAAGCACATATGTCGCAGTCGCCGAGGCACGTTCGAAGGTCGGACAGGTCACAGCCGGCGGCACGCAGGCCATTCCGAACGATCCTAAAGCATTCGCGCAATTCCAACAGGCCCAAGACGGGCTGACGTCTGCGCTCTCGAGGCTCCTAGTCACGGTCGAGCGCTATCCGGATCTCAAAGCGAACCAGAACTTTCTCGACCTGCAATCGCAGTTGGAAGGGACCGAAAATCGCATCGCCGTGGAGCGCATGCGTTTCAACGAAGCCGCGCAAGCTTTCAATACCACGCGGCAATCGTTTCCGACGGTGATCTTCGCGAATTTCTTCGGGTCGCGCTTCGCCGAAAAAGTTTACTTCACATCACAGCCGGGCGCGGAGAACGCGCCAAAGGTCACGTTCTAA
- a CDS encoding TPM domain-containing protein, translating to MVKHIVHRNLARHVDTAAIEAAIAAAELRTSGQIRVSIAPHFWGDVRKTAERAFERMGMTATPERNAVLFFVVPGRRKFTVLGDAGIHGKVGQEFWEKVTEAVAERFREGDLTGGLVHGIRTVGEQLARHFPYEPGSAPGLPNTVDLS from the coding sequence ATGGTGAAGCACATCGTTCATCGCAATCTCGCGCGGCACGTGGATACTGCCGCGATCGAGGCGGCCATCGCCGCAGCCGAGCTGCGCACGTCGGGGCAGATCCGCGTATCGATCGCGCCGCACTTCTGGGGCGACGTGCGCAAGACCGCCGAGCGAGCGTTCGAGCGCATGGGTATGACCGCGACGCCGGAGCGAAACGCCGTGCTCTTTTTCGTCGTGCCGGGACGGCGCAAGTTCACCGTCTTGGGCGATGCGGGCATCCACGGAAAAGTCGGTCAGGAATTCTGGGAAAAAGTCACCGAAGCCGTTGCCGAGCGGTTTCGCGAGGGCGATCTCACGGGCGGTTTGGTCCACGGGATCCGCACTGTCGGTGAACAGTTGGCGCGTCACTTCCCGTACGAACCCGGGTCGGCTCCCGGCCTTCCGAACACAGTCGACCTCTCGTAG